GTAATCCTCTCCACATTTAGCATGAATAAATATTTTAATCCTCAAAACATTGAGCCTGTGCCATTTTCAAATATTGAATTAGCTGATATGCATTATGCGAATGACCTTGGTTATACAATTAAGCCGATAATTCACATAGAGCGTGATAATGATACATTGCTATATATAATAGGACCTTGCCTTATTAAAAAAAGCGATATTATTGCAAACACATTTTTAAATAACAATATTATAAAAATAAAAGGTACTGCTAGCGGAACGTTGGGATTCTATGGTCAAGGAGCAGGAAATCGTCCTACCGCCGCGGCTATGTTTGATGATATTGTTCGTATTCTCAAGGATGAATCTAAAACAAAACAAACTACTCGCACAAATTCGGCGTGGAAACAGATTCAAAGCAAAAAGTCTAATCAATACTTGCGTATACGCACGGTAGACGAAATAGGTATCTTAAGTAAAATAACCGGAGTTTTAGCAAATCGCAATATTAATATTGATAAAATTTTACAGCGTGATAAAACACAAGAGTATTATGATGTAATTGTTTTTACATCTCATACAAAAGGCAATTATATTAATAATTTAAAAGATGAATTTAAAAAAATCAATGCGGAATTGATTTCTGTAATTCCAGTTATAGGAGAGTGATCTTATGGATAAAAACATGTACTCATCACCGGAGCTGCAAACGGAATTGGGTTCGAGTTGTTTTCTCATTTATCCAGCATGAACTATAAAATATTTGCAATTGATAAATTTACGAAGAAATTATATACGGATATATTAAAATGTCATCACCGGATTTGCTTCCGTTTTCATCCGAACTGAAAAAATATATATGCTCGCTTGTGTGCGATTCTCTTGGAATATCTGGGCACCGAGCCAGGAAAAAGTTGCCGGAATGCTGCTCACACATGTTTCTTTATGCGGCTCTGCTTTTTGCCGGTGAAATAGCAACAGACGAAAACGAACCGGAAGTCCGCTCTTTTTATGTGCGTTCTGAGAATCCCGCCTTTCTTGAGGCGGTTGCTTTCCTTTTTATTGAGCTTTACGGCGCGGATGCACAAGTGATCCCGACGGGCAGAATCGGTTCTGCTTCCATGAAGTTCGTTTGCCTTGGATCATTACAGGGTGGATTTGAGGAAATTGAAAAAATACTCTCTGATTTCGGATATGATGCGCAAAAAGATAATTTCGGCGAGCTTTCGCTTCCGGCTCCGCATTGCCCCACCTGTGCCGAATGGTTTTTGCGCGGAGTGTTTTTAGCATGCGGAACAGTTCTTGATCCGAAAAAGGGATATCACCTTGAAATGGCAACGCCTTATAAAAAACGAGCTGAAAACCTCGCTCTGTTTCTTGAGTCCCTGTCTGTTTGGGCAAAACGCGGACAACGCAAGGAGCTTTATACCGTTTATATCAAGGACAGTGAAAAAATTGAGGATTTTCTCACTCTTATCGGTGCGCCGTCGTTCGCTATGGAGTTCATGCAGGAAAAAATCGAACGAGAAATAAGAAATAACATAAATCGCATAAATAATTACGACAATGCCAATCTTATTAAAACTGTGGATTATTCTTCCCGCGTAATGCAAGCGATACGAATTCTGCGTGAATCCGGGCGATTTTACACGCTGCCCGACGCGCTGATAAATGCCGCGCTCCTTCGTGAGCAAAATCCGGAATCGACGCTTCGCGAGCTTTGCGATCTTTCAAATCCGCCGATTACAAAATCCGGTCTCAACCATCGTTTTCAAAAGCTCATATTGCTTGCGTTCGGTGATAATGCGTCAAAGGAAAAATAATTAACACGGTTTCGAATTCTTTTGATTTTAGAGAAAAAGCTGTATTATTAAAACGTCATTTAAATAAGTCGTGTTTTATAAGAGAGAAAAGTCCATATACCAGAGTCTTTTCTCTCTTTAAGCGGTAATTATTTAAATGCCGAGTTAATAATGTATATCTGCCCGTTACTCCGCCATAATAATATTTATAATAAGTATTATTATGAGGTGTTTATGAGCATAAGGGCGATTATTGCTGCCGGTGGCAAGGGCAGCCGGTTATATCCTGTCACAGGACTTATTCCCAAGCCTATGGCCCCGGTATTAAGCCGGCCTACCATTGAATATATTTTTTCTCTTCTCGCGCATAACGGAATTTCCCATTCCGGAGTAACCACCGGTTATTTAGCCGAAGTCATTGAATCGCGATATCCAGATGCCTACCGTGGTATGAAGCTGACTTATTTCCGCGAGAGTTCTCCGCTTGGAACGGCCGGA
This sequence is a window from Oscillospiraceae bacterium. Protein-coding genes within it:
- a CDS encoding homoserine dehydrogenase — translated: MKRIKIGFLGLGVVGAELVNIIQESHNKILELFQIDLVIGKVFVRDLNKKRGTNIDLLELTTDPNDILLDDDTNIICECVGGAGTDLTLKYVKTAFEQSKSVVMSSKKALAFYAEEILNCANTNNVSLKYDATVGGGIPIAKIMENCFYGENIIEVTGVVNATSNFIYTKMLNENETFEKALKEAQINGYAENDPSEDILGYDALFKSVILSTFSMNKYFNPQNIEPVPFSNIELADMHYANDLGYTIKPIIHIERDNDTLLYIIGPCLIKKSDIIANTFLNNNIIKIKGTASGTLGFYGQGAGNRPTAAAMFDDIVRILKDESKTKQTTRTNSAWKQIQSKKSNQYLRIRTVDEIGILSKITGVLANRNINIDKILQRDKTQEYYDVIVFTSHTKGNYINNLKDEFKKINAELISVIPVIGE
- the whiA gene encoding DNA-binding protein WhiA; its protein translation is MSSPDLLPFSSELKKYICSLVCDSLGISGHRARKKLPECCSHMFLYAALLFAGEIATDENEPEVRSFYVRSENPAFLEAVAFLFIELYGADAQVIPTGRIGSASMKFVCLGSLQGGFEEIEKILSDFGYDAQKDNFGELSLPAPHCPTCAEWFLRGVFLACGTVLDPKKGYHLEMATPYKKRAENLALFLESLSVWAKRGQRKELYTVYIKDSEKIEDFLTLIGAPSFAMEFMQEKIEREIRNNINRINNYDNANLIKTVDYSSRVMQAIRILRESGRFYTLPDALINAALLREQNPESTLRELCDLSNPPITKSGLNHRFQKLILLAFGDNASKEK